The following are encoded together in the Glycine max cultivar Williams 82 chromosome 8, Glycine_max_v4.0, whole genome shotgun sequence genome:
- the LOC100779991 gene encoding SNF1-related protein kinase catalytic subunit alpha KIN10, producing the protein MDAAAGQGYCGGADLDMFLTNYKLGKTLGIGSMGKVKIAEHVLTGQKVAIKILNRRKIKNMEMEEKVKREIKILRLLVHPHIIQLYEIIETPIDIYIVMEYAKSGELFDYIVEKGRLQEDEARNIFQQIISGVEYCHSNMVVHRDLRPEKVLLDSKCNVKIAGFGWSNIIRDGHFLKTRCGSSNYAAPEVISGKLYVGPKVDVWSCGVILYFLLCGSFPFDDENIPNLFNKIKGGIFTLPCHLSPGASDLIPKMLMVDPVKRMTIPEICQHPWFQS; encoded by the exons ATGGATGCAGCAGCTGGCCAGGGTTATTGTGGTGGTGCAGACCTGGACATGTTTCTAACGAATTATAAATTGGGAAAAACTCTTGGCATTGGATCCATGGGCAAGGTGAAAATTGCAGAACATGTATTGACTGGCCAGAAGGTTGCCATCAAGATCCTTAACCGTCGCAAGATAAAGAACATGGAAATGGAAGAAAAAG TGAAAagagaaatcaaaattttaagattGCTCGTGCATCCTCACATTATACAACTTTATGAGATCATAGAGACCCCGATTGACATCTATATTGTTATGGAGTATGCAAAATCAGGAGAGCTCTTTGATTACATAGTAGAAAAAGGTAGGTTACAAGAAGATGAAGCTCGTAATATTTTTCAGCAG ATAATCTCTGGTGTGGAGTATTGTCACAGCAACATGGTGGTTCATAGAGATTTGAGGCCTGAGAAAGTACTCTTGGACTCCAAATGTAATGTCAAGATTGCTGGATTTGGCTGGAGCAACATCATTCGCGATGGTCACTTTCTTAAGACACGTTGTGGAAGTAGTAACTATGCAGCTCCTGAG GTTATCTCTGGGAAATTATATGTTGGACCAAAAGTTGATGTCTGGAGTTGTggtgtaattttatattttcttctttgtggTTCTTTTCCTTTTGACGATGAAAACATCCCAAATCTCTTCAACAAAATAAAG GGTGGGATTTTCACTCTTCCTTGCCATCTATCTCCTGGAGCCAGTGATTTGATACCAAAGATGCTCATGGTTGACCCCGTGAAGAGGATGACCATACCTGAGATCTGTCAACACCCATGGTTCCAAAGTTGA
- the LOC121175228 gene encoding secreted RxLR effector protein 161-like: MKDSKPGDIPIAKGDKFSLKQCPNNNLERIEMQKIPYASAVGSLLYAQVCTRPDIAFVVGVLGRYLSNPGMQHWKASKCVIRYLKRTKGYMLTYQKSENLEIIGYSDSDFVGCQDSKRSTSGYIFMLAGRAISWKSAKQTLIASSTMAAKFIACFEASNHGIY, translated from the coding sequence ATGAAAGATAGTAAACCAGGAGATATCCCGATAGCTAAAGGAGACAAGTTTAGTCTCAAACAATGCCCCAATAATAACCTTGAAAGAATAGAGATGCAAAAAATTCCTTATGCATCAGCAGTAGGAAGTCTATTGTACGCTCAAGTTTGCACTCGTCCCGATATAGCATTTGTAGTAGGAGTTCTGGGCAGATATTTGAGTAATCCTGGAATGCAGCATTGGAAAGCATCAAAATGTGTGATCCGTTACctaaagagaacaaaaggatACATGCTCACTTATCAAAAGTCTGAGAATTTGGAGATCATTGGGTACTCAGACTCTGATTTTGTCGGATGTCAAGATAGCAAACGCTCCACATCTGGATACATATTTATGCTGGCTGGAAGAGCTATCTCTTGGAAGTCTGCTAAACAGACTCTCATAGCTTCTTCAACCATGGCCGCGAAGTTCATTGCTTGTTTTGAGGCATCCAACCATGGGATATACTGA
- the LOC100807449 gene encoding uncharacterized protein isoform X2 gives MGGCVSVPSNAIKAPRKIRRRITKPRLKFSNSLPGEIIKKRNSNAGARVTDYSVSEVVRMNFENGATTTCRRSEVSNSAFHLTQLQWHHSQYDADANLSQEETYFDSVSILESDSDDEFNSVHGDLYADGFPIVGSTVGNIPCGQVLQYGRSTCFTDNRCQYEEYHESYVKVDGGNQDSLKGKDESGFALISTQGVGMSCLGKSQGSFKGIKEYKHGLEEKPQENARKSGLLRLAPSVSFNDKTPNRPSKRLSQIFRLSFKRRSCDIEDANELSQSKRYLIRPRAGHTIPCQNGEKPSHGCWSEIPPSTFQLRGENYFKDKHKSPAPNHSPYIPIGVDLFVCRRKIHHIARHLELPNVKANGKIPQLLIVNIQLPTYPVAMFLGDSDGEGMSLVLYFKVSETLDEHISSQFQESIMKLVEDETEKVKGFAKESSVAFRERLKIMVGLINPEDMRLSSAEKKLVNAYNGKPVLSRPQHNFYKGPNYFEIDLDIHRFSYISRKGLDAFRDRLKDGILDLGLTIQAQKQEELPEKVLCCLRLNKIDLNDNGQMPMLMTVDGEC, from the exons ATGGGGGGTTGCGTGTCAGTACCTTCTAATGCAATAAAAGCACCAAGGAAGATCCGTAGACGGATAACAAAACCTCGTCTAAAGTTCTCAAATTCTCTTCCTGGTGAGATCATCAAGAAGAGGAATAGCAATGCAGGGGCACGTGTAACAGATTATTCTGTAAGTGAGGTTGTTCGTATGAACTTTGAAAATGGTGCAACTACTACTTGCAGGCGCTCGGAAGTTTCTAATTCAGCATTCCATCTTACTCAGCTTCAATGGCACCACAGTCAATATGATGCTGATGCAAACT TGAGTCAAGAAGAAACTTATTTTGACTCAGTCAGTATTCTGGAATCTGATTCAGATGACGAATTCAATAGTGTTCATGGAG ATTTATATGCAGATGGTTTTCCAATAGTAGGCAGCACAGTTGGAAACATCCCATGTGGTCAAGTGCTCCAGTATGGAAGATCGACATGTTTTACGGATAACAGGTGTCAGTATGAAGAATATCATGAAAGTTATGTTAAAGTTGATGGAGGCAACCAAGACAGCTTAAAGGGAAAAGATGAAAGTGGTTTTGCCCTTATTAGTACACAAGGTGTTGGAATGTCTTGCTTAGGCAAGTCTCAGGGAAGCTTCAAAGGTATTAAAGaatataaacatggtttggaaGAGAAACCACAAGAGAATGCACGGAAATCAGGCCTTCTTCGGTTGGCACCCTCCGTTAGTTTCAATGACAAAACACCGAATCGGCCAAGCAAACGGCTGTCACAGATTTTCAGGCTTTCTTTCAAACGAAGATCTTGTGACATAGAGGATGCAAATGAACTTA GTCAATCAAAAAGATATTTGATTCGACCCAGAGCAGGGCATACAATTCCATGTCAGAATGGAGAAAAGCCATCTCATGGATGTTGGTCTGAAATTCCTCCCTCAACATTTCAACTCCGTGGTGAAAACTATTTCAA AGACAAGCACAAGTCTCCTGCACCGAATCATAGTCCATACATTCCAATTGGTGTTGATCTATTTGTCTGTCGAAGAAAGATACATCATATTGCCAGACATCTTGAGCTTCCAAATGTGAAAGCCAATGGGAAAATTCCCCAACTTCTTATTGTAAATATCCAG TTGCCTACATATCCAGTAGCAATGTTCCTTGGTGATAGTGATGGAGAAGGGATGAGTCTTGTACTGTATTTCAAAGTTTCAGAGACTCTTGATGAACACATTTCTTCCCAGTTCCAGGAAAGCATTATG AAATTAGTTGAGGACGAGACTGAAAAGGTCAAAGGATTTGCAAAAGAATCAAGTGTTGCTTTTAGAGAAAGGCTAAAGATCATGGTAGGACTCATCAATCCTGAGGATATGCGCTTGAGTTCTGCTGAAAAGAAACTAGTAAATGCTTATAATGGAAAACCCGTACTGTCGCGCCCACAGCACAACTTTTACAAG GGTCCTAATTACTTTGAGATTGATTTGGACATTCATCGATTTAGCTACATATCAAGAAAAGGACTTGATGCATTTCGAGATCGTTTGAAAGATGGCATTCTTGATCTAGGCCTAACCATTCAG GCACAGAAACAAGAAGAGCTTCCGGAGAAAGTATTGTGCTGCCTTAGATTGAACAAGATTGATCTTAATGACAATGGTCAAATGCCCATGCTAATGACCGTTGATGGTGAATGCTAA
- the LOC100807449 gene encoding uncharacterized protein isoform X4 — translation MGGCVSVPSNAIKAPRKIRRRITKPRLKFSNSLPGEIIKKRNSNAGARVTDYSVSEVVRMNFENGATTTCRRSEVSNSAFHLTQLQWHHSQYDADANLSQEETYFDSVSILESDSDDEFNSVHGDGFPIVGSTVGNIPCGQVLQYGRSTCFTDNRCQYEEYHESYVKVDGGNQDSLKGKDESGFALISTQGVGMSCLGKSQGSFKGIKEYKHGLEEKPQENARKSGLLRLAPSVSFNDKTPNRPSKRLSQIFRLSFKRRSCDIEDANELSQSKRYLIRPRAGHTIPCQNGEKPSHGCWSEIPPSTFQLRGENYFKDKHKSPAPNHSPYIPIGVDLFVCRRKIHHIARHLELPNVKANGKIPQLLIVNIQLPTYPVAMFLGDSDGEGMSLVLYFKVSETLDEHISSQFQESIMKLVEDETEKVKGFAKESSVAFRERLKIMVGLINPEDMRLSSAEKKLVNAYNGKPVLSRPQHNFYKGPNYFEIDLDIHRFSYISRKGLDAFRDRLKDGILDLGLTIQAQKQEELPEKVLCCLRLNKIDLNDNGQMPMLMTVDGEC, via the exons ATGGGGGGTTGCGTGTCAGTACCTTCTAATGCAATAAAAGCACCAAGGAAGATCCGTAGACGGATAACAAAACCTCGTCTAAAGTTCTCAAATTCTCTTCCTGGTGAGATCATCAAGAAGAGGAATAGCAATGCAGGGGCACGTGTAACAGATTATTCTGTAAGTGAGGTTGTTCGTATGAACTTTGAAAATGGTGCAACTACTACTTGCAGGCGCTCGGAAGTTTCTAATTCAGCATTCCATCTTACTCAGCTTCAATGGCACCACAGTCAATATGATGCTGATGCAAACT TGAGTCAAGAAGAAACTTATTTTGACTCAGTCAGTATTCTGGAATCTGATTCAGATGACGAATTCAATAGTGTTCATGGAG ATGGTTTTCCAATAGTAGGCAGCACAGTTGGAAACATCCCATGTGGTCAAGTGCTCCAGTATGGAAGATCGACATGTTTTACGGATAACAGGTGTCAGTATGAAGAATATCATGAAAGTTATGTTAAAGTTGATGGAGGCAACCAAGACAGCTTAAAGGGAAAAGATGAAAGTGGTTTTGCCCTTATTAGTACACAAGGTGTTGGAATGTCTTGCTTAGGCAAGTCTCAGGGAAGCTTCAAAGGTATTAAAGaatataaacatggtttggaaGAGAAACCACAAGAGAATGCACGGAAATCAGGCCTTCTTCGGTTGGCACCCTCCGTTAGTTTCAATGACAAAACACCGAATCGGCCAAGCAAACGGCTGTCACAGATTTTCAGGCTTTCTTTCAAACGAAGATCTTGTGACATAGAGGATGCAAATGAACTTA GTCAATCAAAAAGATATTTGATTCGACCCAGAGCAGGGCATACAATTCCATGTCAGAATGGAGAAAAGCCATCTCATGGATGTTGGTCTGAAATTCCTCCCTCAACATTTCAACTCCGTGGTGAAAACTATTTCAA AGACAAGCACAAGTCTCCTGCACCGAATCATAGTCCATACATTCCAATTGGTGTTGATCTATTTGTCTGTCGAAGAAAGATACATCATATTGCCAGACATCTTGAGCTTCCAAATGTGAAAGCCAATGGGAAAATTCCCCAACTTCTTATTGTAAATATCCAG TTGCCTACATATCCAGTAGCAATGTTCCTTGGTGATAGTGATGGAGAAGGGATGAGTCTTGTACTGTATTTCAAAGTTTCAGAGACTCTTGATGAACACATTTCTTCCCAGTTCCAGGAAAGCATTATG AAATTAGTTGAGGACGAGACTGAAAAGGTCAAAGGATTTGCAAAAGAATCAAGTGTTGCTTTTAGAGAAAGGCTAAAGATCATGGTAGGACTCATCAATCCTGAGGATATGCGCTTGAGTTCTGCTGAAAAGAAACTAGTAAATGCTTATAATGGAAAACCCGTACTGTCGCGCCCACAGCACAACTTTTACAAG GGTCCTAATTACTTTGAGATTGATTTGGACATTCATCGATTTAGCTACATATCAAGAAAAGGACTTGATGCATTTCGAGATCGTTTGAAAGATGGCATTCTTGATCTAGGCCTAACCATTCAG GCACAGAAACAAGAAGAGCTTCCGGAGAAAGTATTGTGCTGCCTTAGATTGAACAAGATTGATCTTAATGACAATGGTCAAATGCCCATGCTAATGACCGTTGATGGTGAATGCTAA
- the LOC100807449 gene encoding uncharacterized protein isoform X1, whose amino-acid sequence MGGCVSVPSNAIKAPRKIRRRITKPRLKFSNSLPGEIIKKRNSNAGARVTDYSVSEVVRMNFENGATTTCRRSEVSNSAFHLTQLQWHHSQYDADANLVSQEETYFDSVSILESDSDDEFNSVHGDLYADGFPIVGSTVGNIPCGQVLQYGRSTCFTDNRCQYEEYHESYVKVDGGNQDSLKGKDESGFALISTQGVGMSCLGKSQGSFKGIKEYKHGLEEKPQENARKSGLLRLAPSVSFNDKTPNRPSKRLSQIFRLSFKRRSCDIEDANELSQSKRYLIRPRAGHTIPCQNGEKPSHGCWSEIPPSTFQLRGENYFKDKHKSPAPNHSPYIPIGVDLFVCRRKIHHIARHLELPNVKANGKIPQLLIVNIQLPTYPVAMFLGDSDGEGMSLVLYFKVSETLDEHISSQFQESIMKLVEDETEKVKGFAKESSVAFRERLKIMVGLINPEDMRLSSAEKKLVNAYNGKPVLSRPQHNFYKGPNYFEIDLDIHRFSYISRKGLDAFRDRLKDGILDLGLTIQAQKQEELPEKVLCCLRLNKIDLNDNGQMPMLMTVDGEC is encoded by the exons ATGGGGGGTTGCGTGTCAGTACCTTCTAATGCAATAAAAGCACCAAGGAAGATCCGTAGACGGATAACAAAACCTCGTCTAAAGTTCTCAAATTCTCTTCCTGGTGAGATCATCAAGAAGAGGAATAGCAATGCAGGGGCACGTGTAACAGATTATTCTGTAAGTGAGGTTGTTCGTATGAACTTTGAAAATGGTGCAACTACTACTTGCAGGCGCTCGGAAGTTTCTAATTCAGCATTCCATCTTACTCAGCTTCAATGGCACCACAGTCAATATGATGCTGATGCAAACT TAGTGAGTCAAGAAGAAACTTATTTTGACTCAGTCAGTATTCTGGAATCTGATTCAGATGACGAATTCAATAGTGTTCATGGAG ATTTATATGCAGATGGTTTTCCAATAGTAGGCAGCACAGTTGGAAACATCCCATGTGGTCAAGTGCTCCAGTATGGAAGATCGACATGTTTTACGGATAACAGGTGTCAGTATGAAGAATATCATGAAAGTTATGTTAAAGTTGATGGAGGCAACCAAGACAGCTTAAAGGGAAAAGATGAAAGTGGTTTTGCCCTTATTAGTACACAAGGTGTTGGAATGTCTTGCTTAGGCAAGTCTCAGGGAAGCTTCAAAGGTATTAAAGaatataaacatggtttggaaGAGAAACCACAAGAGAATGCACGGAAATCAGGCCTTCTTCGGTTGGCACCCTCCGTTAGTTTCAATGACAAAACACCGAATCGGCCAAGCAAACGGCTGTCACAGATTTTCAGGCTTTCTTTCAAACGAAGATCTTGTGACATAGAGGATGCAAATGAACTTA GTCAATCAAAAAGATATTTGATTCGACCCAGAGCAGGGCATACAATTCCATGTCAGAATGGAGAAAAGCCATCTCATGGATGTTGGTCTGAAATTCCTCCCTCAACATTTCAACTCCGTGGTGAAAACTATTTCAA AGACAAGCACAAGTCTCCTGCACCGAATCATAGTCCATACATTCCAATTGGTGTTGATCTATTTGTCTGTCGAAGAAAGATACATCATATTGCCAGACATCTTGAGCTTCCAAATGTGAAAGCCAATGGGAAAATTCCCCAACTTCTTATTGTAAATATCCAG TTGCCTACATATCCAGTAGCAATGTTCCTTGGTGATAGTGATGGAGAAGGGATGAGTCTTGTACTGTATTTCAAAGTTTCAGAGACTCTTGATGAACACATTTCTTCCCAGTTCCAGGAAAGCATTATG AAATTAGTTGAGGACGAGACTGAAAAGGTCAAAGGATTTGCAAAAGAATCAAGTGTTGCTTTTAGAGAAAGGCTAAAGATCATGGTAGGACTCATCAATCCTGAGGATATGCGCTTGAGTTCTGCTGAAAAGAAACTAGTAAATGCTTATAATGGAAAACCCGTACTGTCGCGCCCACAGCACAACTTTTACAAG GGTCCTAATTACTTTGAGATTGATTTGGACATTCATCGATTTAGCTACATATCAAGAAAAGGACTTGATGCATTTCGAGATCGTTTGAAAGATGGCATTCTTGATCTAGGCCTAACCATTCAG GCACAGAAACAAGAAGAGCTTCCGGAGAAAGTATTGTGCTGCCTTAGATTGAACAAGATTGATCTTAATGACAATGGTCAAATGCCCATGCTAATGACCGTTGATGGTGAATGCTAA
- the LOC100807449 gene encoding uncharacterized protein isoform X3, which translates to MGGCVSVPSNAIKAPRKIRRRITKPRLKFSNSLPGEIIKKRNSNAGARVTDYSVSEVVRMNFENGATTTCRRSEVSNSAFHLTQLQWHHSQYDADANLVSQEETYFDSVSILESDSDDEFNSVHGDGFPIVGSTVGNIPCGQVLQYGRSTCFTDNRCQYEEYHESYVKVDGGNQDSLKGKDESGFALISTQGVGMSCLGKSQGSFKGIKEYKHGLEEKPQENARKSGLLRLAPSVSFNDKTPNRPSKRLSQIFRLSFKRRSCDIEDANELSQSKRYLIRPRAGHTIPCQNGEKPSHGCWSEIPPSTFQLRGENYFKDKHKSPAPNHSPYIPIGVDLFVCRRKIHHIARHLELPNVKANGKIPQLLIVNIQLPTYPVAMFLGDSDGEGMSLVLYFKVSETLDEHISSQFQESIMKLVEDETEKVKGFAKESSVAFRERLKIMVGLINPEDMRLSSAEKKLVNAYNGKPVLSRPQHNFYKGPNYFEIDLDIHRFSYISRKGLDAFRDRLKDGILDLGLTIQAQKQEELPEKVLCCLRLNKIDLNDNGQMPMLMTVDGEC; encoded by the exons ATGGGGGGTTGCGTGTCAGTACCTTCTAATGCAATAAAAGCACCAAGGAAGATCCGTAGACGGATAACAAAACCTCGTCTAAAGTTCTCAAATTCTCTTCCTGGTGAGATCATCAAGAAGAGGAATAGCAATGCAGGGGCACGTGTAACAGATTATTCTGTAAGTGAGGTTGTTCGTATGAACTTTGAAAATGGTGCAACTACTACTTGCAGGCGCTCGGAAGTTTCTAATTCAGCATTCCATCTTACTCAGCTTCAATGGCACCACAGTCAATATGATGCTGATGCAAACT TAGTGAGTCAAGAAGAAACTTATTTTGACTCAGTCAGTATTCTGGAATCTGATTCAGATGACGAATTCAATAGTGTTCATGGAG ATGGTTTTCCAATAGTAGGCAGCACAGTTGGAAACATCCCATGTGGTCAAGTGCTCCAGTATGGAAGATCGACATGTTTTACGGATAACAGGTGTCAGTATGAAGAATATCATGAAAGTTATGTTAAAGTTGATGGAGGCAACCAAGACAGCTTAAAGGGAAAAGATGAAAGTGGTTTTGCCCTTATTAGTACACAAGGTGTTGGAATGTCTTGCTTAGGCAAGTCTCAGGGAAGCTTCAAAGGTATTAAAGaatataaacatggtttggaaGAGAAACCACAAGAGAATGCACGGAAATCAGGCCTTCTTCGGTTGGCACCCTCCGTTAGTTTCAATGACAAAACACCGAATCGGCCAAGCAAACGGCTGTCACAGATTTTCAGGCTTTCTTTCAAACGAAGATCTTGTGACATAGAGGATGCAAATGAACTTA GTCAATCAAAAAGATATTTGATTCGACCCAGAGCAGGGCATACAATTCCATGTCAGAATGGAGAAAAGCCATCTCATGGATGTTGGTCTGAAATTCCTCCCTCAACATTTCAACTCCGTGGTGAAAACTATTTCAA AGACAAGCACAAGTCTCCTGCACCGAATCATAGTCCATACATTCCAATTGGTGTTGATCTATTTGTCTGTCGAAGAAAGATACATCATATTGCCAGACATCTTGAGCTTCCAAATGTGAAAGCCAATGGGAAAATTCCCCAACTTCTTATTGTAAATATCCAG TTGCCTACATATCCAGTAGCAATGTTCCTTGGTGATAGTGATGGAGAAGGGATGAGTCTTGTACTGTATTTCAAAGTTTCAGAGACTCTTGATGAACACATTTCTTCCCAGTTCCAGGAAAGCATTATG AAATTAGTTGAGGACGAGACTGAAAAGGTCAAAGGATTTGCAAAAGAATCAAGTGTTGCTTTTAGAGAAAGGCTAAAGATCATGGTAGGACTCATCAATCCTGAGGATATGCGCTTGAGTTCTGCTGAAAAGAAACTAGTAAATGCTTATAATGGAAAACCCGTACTGTCGCGCCCACAGCACAACTTTTACAAG GGTCCTAATTACTTTGAGATTGATTTGGACATTCATCGATTTAGCTACATATCAAGAAAAGGACTTGATGCATTTCGAGATCGTTTGAAAGATGGCATTCTTGATCTAGGCCTAACCATTCAG GCACAGAAACAAGAAGAGCTTCCGGAGAAAGTATTGTGCTGCCTTAGATTGAACAAGATTGATCTTAATGACAATGGTCAAATGCCCATGCTAATGACCGTTGATGGTGAATGCTAA